In Listeria cossartiae subsp. cossartiae, one genomic interval encodes:
- a CDS encoding osmoprotectant ABC transporter substrate-binding protein encodes MKKKCIALFSVLLLTSSLFLSSCSLPGLGGSSKDTIRIGAMATTESQIVSNILKELIEHDTGLKVEIVNNLGSTIVQHQAMLNGDVDITATRYTGTDLVGPLGEEAIKDPEKALAAVKKGFEERFHQTWFDSYGFANTYVFMVRQDTAKKYNLNTVSDMRKVENELTAGVDNSWMEREGDGYKAFSKAYNIEFKKIFPMQIGLIYTALKNNQMDVALGYSTDGRIPTYNLKLLEDDKKFFPPYDASALATDEILKKHPELKTTINKLKGKISTEQMQKLNYEADGKLKEPSIVAQEFLQKNNYFDGKN; translated from the coding sequence ATGAAGAAAAAATGTATCGCGTTATTCAGTGTTTTACTACTAACTAGCTCTCTGTTCTTGTCTAGCTGTTCTTTACCAGGTCTTGGAGGCAGTTCCAAAGATACTATCCGTATTGGTGCAATGGCCACAACCGAGTCCCAAATTGTTTCCAATATTTTAAAAGAATTAATTGAACACGATACTGGCTTGAAAGTAGAAATCGTCAACAACCTTGGCTCAACAATCGTCCAACACCAAGCAATGTTAAATGGTGATGTGGATATAACTGCTACCAGATACACAGGAACCGATTTAGTCGGACCACTTGGCGAAGAAGCCATTAAAGATCCTGAAAAAGCCTTAGCAGCTGTAAAAAAAGGATTTGAAGAACGTTTCCACCAAACCTGGTTCGATTCTTACGGTTTTGCGAATACGTATGTGTTTATGGTGCGCCAAGATACGGCGAAAAAATACAATTTAAACACCGTAAGTGATATGCGCAAAGTAGAAAACGAGCTCACTGCTGGTGTAGATAATTCTTGGATGGAGCGTGAAGGAGACGGCTATAAAGCATTCTCCAAAGCCTATAACATCGAATTCAAGAAAATCTTCCCAATGCAAATCGGCTTAATCTATACCGCACTGAAAAACAACCAAATGGACGTGGCGCTCGGTTATTCCACCGACGGCCGTATCCCAACATACAACTTAAAACTTTTAGAAGATGATAAAAAATTCTTCCCACCATACGACGCATCCGCACTTGCAACAGACGAAATTTTAAAGAAACATCCAGAATTAAAAACGACTATCAATAAATTAAAAGGAAAAATTTCTACAGAACAAATGCAAAAACTTAATTATGAAGCAGATGGCAAATTAAAAGAACCATCTATTGTAGCGCAAGAATTCCTGCAAAAAAATAATTACTTTGATGGTAAAAACTAA
- a CDS encoding ABC transporter permease has product MDAIVTFFQENGHNLLVQTWQHLFISLSAVILGIAVAVPTGILLTRSPKVANFVIGVVSVLQTVPSLAILAFIIPFLGVGTLPAIIALFIYALLPILRNTFIGVRGVDKNLIESGRGMGMTNWQLIINVEIPNSISIIMAGIRLSAVYVIAWATLASYIGAGGLGDFIFNGLNLYRPDLILGGAIPVTILALVVEFVLGKLEYRLTPKAIREAREGGE; this is encoded by the coding sequence ATGGACGCAATTGTTACTTTTTTTCAAGAAAACGGCCATAACTTACTCGTTCAAACATGGCAACATCTATTTATTTCCTTGTCTGCGGTTATTTTAGGCATTGCAGTTGCCGTACCTACAGGAATTTTACTCACTCGTTCACCAAAAGTGGCGAACTTTGTTATTGGTGTCGTTAGTGTGCTTCAAACGGTACCTTCGCTTGCTATTTTGGCGTTTATTATTCCATTTCTTGGGGTCGGAACGCTTCCGGCGATTATCGCACTATTTATTTACGCGCTTTTACCAATCTTACGCAACACGTTTATCGGCGTTCGCGGGGTAGATAAAAACTTAATCGAATCTGGTCGCGGAATGGGGATGACGAATTGGCAACTAATCATTAACGTCGAAATTCCAAACTCGATATCGATTATTATGGCTGGTATTCGTTTATCTGCTGTATATGTTATCGCTTGGGCAACGCTTGCTTCTTATATTGGAGCAGGCGGACTAGGAGACTTTATTTTTAATGGCTTAAATTTATACCGTCCAGATTTAATTCTCGGCGGAGCAATTCCCGTAACCATTTTAGCCCTTGTAGTAGAATTCGTGCTTGGAAAATTAGAATATCGCCTCACTCCAAAAGCCATCCGCGAAGCTCGGGAAGGGGGAGAATGA
- a CDS encoding betaine/proline/choline family ABC transporter ATP-binding protein (Members of the family are the ATP-binding subunit of ABC transporters for substrates such as betaine, L-proline or other amino acids, choline, carnitine, etc. The substrate specificity is best determined from the substrate-binding subunit, rather than this subunit, as it interacts with the permease subunit and not with substrate directly.): protein MLKFEHVTKTYKGGKKAVNDLTLNIDKGEFVCFIGPSGCGKTTTMKMINRLIEPTEGKIFINDKDIMAEDPVKLRRSIGYVIQQIGLMPHMTIRENIVLVPKLLKWSEEKKQERAKELIKLVDLPEEFLDRYPYELSGGQQQRIGVLRALAAEQNLILMDEPFGALDPITRDSLQEEFKNLQKELGKTIIFVTHDMDEAIKLADRIVIMKAGEIVQFDTPDEILRNPANSFVRDFIGKDRLIEAKPDVTQVAQIMNTNPVSITADKSLQAAITIMKEKRVDTLLVVDEGNVLKGFIDVEQIDLNRRTATSVMDIIEKNVFYVHEDTLLRDTVQRILKRGYKYIPVVDKDKRLVGIVTRASLVDIVYDSIWGEGAETQEEHAASETTESEMKQEG from the coding sequence GTGTTAAAATTTGAACACGTAACGAAGACTTATAAAGGGGGCAAAAAAGCTGTTAATGATCTAACACTTAACATCGATAAAGGAGAATTTGTTTGTTTTATCGGTCCAAGTGGTTGTGGGAAAACGACAACGATGAAGATGATTAACCGGCTTATTGAACCTACAGAAGGCAAAATATTTATTAATGACAAAGACATCATGGCGGAAGATCCTGTCAAACTAAGACGTTCGATTGGTTATGTTATCCAGCAAATTGGATTAATGCCACATATGACGATTCGTGAAAATATCGTCCTTGTTCCAAAGTTACTTAAATGGTCTGAAGAGAAAAAACAAGAACGGGCCAAAGAATTAATAAAATTAGTCGATTTACCAGAAGAATTTTTAGATCGCTATCCTTATGAATTAAGTGGTGGACAGCAACAACGTATCGGTGTACTGAGAGCGCTTGCGGCAGAGCAAAACTTAATTTTAATGGATGAACCTTTTGGCGCACTGGACCCAATTACCCGTGATTCACTTCAAGAAGAGTTCAAAAATTTGCAAAAAGAACTCGGGAAAACAATCATTTTTGTTACCCATGATATGGATGAAGCGATTAAACTTGCAGACCGCATTGTAATTATGAAAGCAGGCGAAATCGTTCAATTTGATACACCAGATGAAATTTTGCGTAATCCAGCGAATTCCTTTGTTCGTGATTTCATTGGGAAAGATCGCTTAATTGAAGCGAAACCCGATGTAACCCAAGTAGCGCAAATTATGAATACGAATCCCGTTTCTATTACAGCCGATAAATCTCTACAAGCGGCTATTACAATTATGAAAGAAAAACGAGTCGATACGTTACTTGTAGTGGATGAAGGGAATGTCTTAAAAGGCTTTATCGACGTAGAGCAAATCGATTTAAATCGCCGTACTGCAACTTCTGTTATGGATATAATTGAGAAAAACGTTTTTTATGTCCATGAAGATACGTTACTCCGCGATACCGTACAACGGATTCTAAAACGTGGCTATAAATATATTCCTGTCGTAGATAAAGACAAACGACTTGTCGGAATTGTCACTCGTGCCAGCTTAGTTGATATCGTCTATGATTCCATCTGGGGCGAAGGAGCAGAAACGCAGGAGGAACATGCCGCTTCCGAAACGACAGAGTCAGAAATGAAGCAGGAGGGATAA
- the thiT gene encoding energy-coupled thiamine transporter ThiT, giving the protein MQNKRLIILLECAIFAAVAMVLSFIPLDIGSSFSISLGMIPMYVIAIRRGFWAAGFAGLLWGLLHFLTGKAYILMPSQAIIEYILAFSFIAFSGVFSKQVRSNLAANQLKKAIQWAWGTMIIGGIAKYFWHYVAGVLFWGAYAFKGWGAQLFSIVMNGASCLATVLVAGIVISILLKTSPKLFLPK; this is encoded by the coding sequence ATGCAAAACAAACGATTAATCATTTTACTTGAGTGTGCTATCTTTGCTGCAGTGGCGATGGTACTAAGTTTTATCCCGCTGGACATTGGTTCTAGTTTCTCGATTTCACTAGGCATGATTCCAATGTATGTAATTGCGATTCGTCGCGGCTTTTGGGCGGCTGGATTCGCCGGATTGTTATGGGGATTGCTACATTTCCTCACTGGGAAAGCCTATATTTTAATGCCGTCGCAAGCGATTATTGAGTACATTTTAGCATTCAGTTTTATTGCGTTTAGTGGCGTATTCAGTAAGCAAGTACGAAGCAATTTAGCTGCTAATCAACTTAAAAAGGCAATCCAATGGGCGTGGGGGACCATGATTATTGGTGGCATCGCTAAATATTTTTGGCATTATGTTGCTGGCGTGTTGTTCTGGGGCGCCTATGCTTTCAAAGGATGGGGCGCGCAGCTGTTTTCGATAGTGATGAACGGGGCTAGTTGCCTTGCTACAGTACTTGTTGCCGGTATCGTCATCTCGATATTACTAAAAACTTCACCCAAATTATTCTTACCAAAATAA